One Myripristis murdjan chromosome 17, fMyrMur1.1, whole genome shotgun sequence DNA segment encodes these proteins:
- the LOC115374984 gene encoding WD repeat-containing protein 48 isoform X1 yields the protein MATHHRQNAAGRRKVQVSYVIRDEVEKYNRNGVNALQLDPALNRLFTAGRDSIIRIWSVNQHKDPYIASMEHHTDWVNDIVLCCNGKTLISASSDTTVKVWNAHKGFCMSTLRTHKDYVKALAYAKDKELVASAGLDRQIFLWDVNTLTALTASNNTVTTSSLSGNKDSIYSLAMNQMGTVIVSGSTEKVLRVWDPRTCAKLMKLKGHTDNVKSLLLNRDGTQCLSGSSDGTIRLWSLGQQRCIATYRVHDEGVWALQVNEAFTHIYSGGRDKKIYCTDLRNPDIRVLICEEKAPVLKMELDRSADPPPAIWVSTTKSSVNKWSLKGMHNFRSSGDYDNDCSTPLTPLCTQPEQVIKGGASIIQCHILNDKRHILTKDTNNNVAFWDVLKACKGEDLGKVEFDEEIKKRFKMVYVPNWFSVDLKTGMLTITLDESDCFAAWVSAKDAGFSSSDGSDPKLNLGGLLLQALLEFWPRTHINPMDEEENEVNHVNGEQENRVQKGNGYFQVPPHTPVIFGEAGGRTLFRLLCRDSGGETESMLLNETVPQWVIDITVDKNMPKFNKIPFYLQPHSSSGAKTLKKDRLSASDMLQVRKVMEHVYEKIINLDNESQTTSSSANDKPGEQEKEEDMAMLAEEKIELMCQDQVLDPNMDLRTVKHFIWKSGGDLTLHYRQKST from the exons GACCCATACATCGCCTCGATGGAGCATCACACAGATTGGGTCAATGATATTGTTCTCTGCTGCAATGGCAAAACAT tgatatCTGCCTCATCGGATACAACAGTCAAGGTGTGGAATGCACATAAAGGGTTTTGTATGTCGACGTTACGGACACACAAGGACTACGTGAAAGCTTTGGCCTACGCTAAGGACAAGGAGCTGGTGGCATCAGCGGGACTGGACCGTCAGATCTTTCTTTGGGATGTGAACACACTAACAGCACTGACTGCATCCAACAACACTGTCACCA CCTCGTCACTCAGTGGGAACAAAGACTCCATCTACAGTCTGGCTATGAATCAGATGGGCACAGTCATTGTATCTGGATCCACAGAAAAG GTTCTGAGAGTGTGGGACCCTCGAACGTGTGCAAAACTGATGAAGCTGAAAGGTCACACGGACAACGTCAAGTCACTGCTGTTGAATCGAGACGGCACTCAG TGCCTGTCGGGCAGCTCTGATGGAACCATCCGACTGTGGTCCCTCGGCCAGCAAAGGTGCATCGCCACCTACCGGGTCCATGACGAAGGGGTGTGGGCCCTGCAGGTCAACGAGGCCTTCACACACATCTACTCTGGAGGCAGGGACAAAAAGATCTACTGCACTGACCTCCGTAACCCAGACATCCGCGTGCTCATCTGTGAGGAGAAGGCCCCAGTGCTCAAA ATGGAACTGGACAGGTCTGCTGACCCACCTCCAGCAATCTGGGTCTCTACCACCAAGTCATCCGTTAATAAATGG tCTCTAAAGGGAATGCACAACTTCAGATCATCAGGGGACTATGACAATGACTGCAGTACCCCTTTGACACCATTATGCACTCAACCTGAGCAAGTCATCAAGG GAGGTGCCAGTATTATCCAGTGTCACATTCTGAATGACAAGAGACACATACTCACCAAAGATACCAACAACAATGTGGCTTTCTGGGATGTCCTAAAG GCCTGCAAGGGTGAAGACCTGGGGAAAGTGGAGTTTGATGAAGAGATCAAAAAGCGCTTCAAGATGGTCTACGTGCCAAACTGGTTCTCGGTTGATCTGAAAACCGGG ATGCTCACTATAACACTGGATGAGAGTGACTGCTTCGCTGCCTGGGTGTCTGCCAAGGACGCAGGATTTTCAAGCTCTGATGGATCCGACCCAAAGC TGAACCTGGGTGGGCTGTTGCTCCAGGCTCTGCTGGAATTTTGGCCCAGGACTCACATCAACCCCATGGACGAGGAGGAGAACGAAGTAAATCATG TGAACGGAGAGCAGGAGAACAGGGTCCAGAAAGGAAATGGATATTTCCAGgtgccaccacacacaccagtcatCTTTGGGGAAGCAGGAGGCAGAACTCTATTTAG GCTGCTATGTAGAGATTCAGGTGGAGAGACGGAGTCCATGCTGCTGAACGAGACTGTTCCACAGTGGGTTATCGACATAACTGTAGAT aAAAATATGCCCAAATTCAACAAAATCCCATTCTACCTCCAGCCCCATTCTTCCTCTGGAGCAAAAACTCTGAAGAA GGACCGTCTGTCAGCCAGCGACATGCTCCaggtgaggaaggtgatggAGCACGTTTACGAGAAGATCATCAACCTGGACAACGAGTCGCAGACCACCAGCTCCTCGGCCAATGACAAGCCCGgggagcaggagaaggaggaggacatGGCCATGCTCGCGGAGGAGAAGATAGAATTAATGTGTCAAGACCAG gTTCTAGATCCCAACATGGACCTGCGAACAGTTAAACATTTTATCTGGAAGAGCGGAGGGGACTTGACACTTCACTATAGGCAGAAGTCGACGTGA
- the LOC115374984 gene encoding WD repeat-containing protein 48 isoform X2: MATHHRQNAAGRRKVQVSYVIRDEVEKYNRNGVNALQLDPALNRLFTAGRDSIIRIWSVNQHKQDPYIASMEHHTDWVNDIVLCCNGKTLISASSDTTVKVWNAHKGFCMSTLRTHKDYVKALAYAKDKELVASAGLDRQIFLWDVNTLTALTASNNTVTTSSLSGNKDSIYSLAMNQMGTVIVSGSTEKVLRVWDPRTCAKLMKLKGHTDNVKSLLLNRDGTQCLSGSSDGTIRLWSLGQQRCIATYRVHDEGVWALQVNEAFTHIYSGGRDKKIYCTDLRNPDIRVLICEEKAPVLKMELDRSADPPPAIWVSTTKSSVNKWSLKGMHNFRSSGDYDNDCSTPLTPLCTQPEQVIKGGASIIQCHILNDKRHILTKDTNNNVAFWDVLKACKGEDLGKVEFDEEIKKRFKMVYVPNWFSVDLKTGMLTITLDESDCFAAWVSAKDAGFSSSDGSDPKLNLGGLLLQALLEFWPRTHINPMDEEENEVNHVNGEQENRVQKGNGYFQVPPHTPVIFGEAGGRTLFRLLCRDSGGETESMLLNETVPQWVIDITVDKNMPKFNKIPFYLQPHSSSGAKTLKKDRLSASDMLQVRKVMEHVYEKIINLDNESQTTSSSANDKPGEQEKEEDMAMLAEEKIELMCQDQVLDPNMDLRTVKHFIWKSGGDLTLHYRQKST, translated from the exons CAGGACCCATACATCGCCTCGATGGAGCATCACACAGATTGGGTCAATGATATTGTTCTCTGCTGCAATGGCAAAACAT tgatatCTGCCTCATCGGATACAACAGTCAAGGTGTGGAATGCACATAAAGGGTTTTGTATGTCGACGTTACGGACACACAAGGACTACGTGAAAGCTTTGGCCTACGCTAAGGACAAGGAGCTGGTGGCATCAGCGGGACTGGACCGTCAGATCTTTCTTTGGGATGTGAACACACTAACAGCACTGACTGCATCCAACAACACTGTCACCA CCTCGTCACTCAGTGGGAACAAAGACTCCATCTACAGTCTGGCTATGAATCAGATGGGCACAGTCATTGTATCTGGATCCACAGAAAAG GTTCTGAGAGTGTGGGACCCTCGAACGTGTGCAAAACTGATGAAGCTGAAAGGTCACACGGACAACGTCAAGTCACTGCTGTTGAATCGAGACGGCACTCAG TGCCTGTCGGGCAGCTCTGATGGAACCATCCGACTGTGGTCCCTCGGCCAGCAAAGGTGCATCGCCACCTACCGGGTCCATGACGAAGGGGTGTGGGCCCTGCAGGTCAACGAGGCCTTCACACACATCTACTCTGGAGGCAGGGACAAAAAGATCTACTGCACTGACCTCCGTAACCCAGACATCCGCGTGCTCATCTGTGAGGAGAAGGCCCCAGTGCTCAAA ATGGAACTGGACAGGTCTGCTGACCCACCTCCAGCAATCTGGGTCTCTACCACCAAGTCATCCGTTAATAAATGG tCTCTAAAGGGAATGCACAACTTCAGATCATCAGGGGACTATGACAATGACTGCAGTACCCCTTTGACACCATTATGCACTCAACCTGAGCAAGTCATCAAGG GAGGTGCCAGTATTATCCAGTGTCACATTCTGAATGACAAGAGACACATACTCACCAAAGATACCAACAACAATGTGGCTTTCTGGGATGTCCTAAAG GCCTGCAAGGGTGAAGACCTGGGGAAAGTGGAGTTTGATGAAGAGATCAAAAAGCGCTTCAAGATGGTCTACGTGCCAAACTGGTTCTCGGTTGATCTGAAAACCGGG ATGCTCACTATAACACTGGATGAGAGTGACTGCTTCGCTGCCTGGGTGTCTGCCAAGGACGCAGGATTTTCAAGCTCTGATGGATCCGACCCAAAGC TGAACCTGGGTGGGCTGTTGCTCCAGGCTCTGCTGGAATTTTGGCCCAGGACTCACATCAACCCCATGGACGAGGAGGAGAACGAAGTAAATCATG TGAACGGAGAGCAGGAGAACAGGGTCCAGAAAGGAAATGGATATTTCCAGgtgccaccacacacaccagtcatCTTTGGGGAAGCAGGAGGCAGAACTCTATTTAG GCTGCTATGTAGAGATTCAGGTGGAGAGACGGAGTCCATGCTGCTGAACGAGACTGTTCCACAGTGGGTTATCGACATAACTGTAGAT aAAAATATGCCCAAATTCAACAAAATCCCATTCTACCTCCAGCCCCATTCTTCCTCTGGAGCAAAAACTCTGAAGAA GGACCGTCTGTCAGCCAGCGACATGCTCCaggtgaggaaggtgatggAGCACGTTTACGAGAAGATCATCAACCTGGACAACGAGTCGCAGACCACCAGCTCCTCGGCCAATGACAAGCCCGgggagcaggagaaggaggaggacatGGCCATGCTCGCGGAGGAGAAGATAGAATTAATGTGTCAAGACCAG gTTCTAGATCCCAACATGGACCTGCGAACAGTTAAACATTTTATCTGGAAGAGCGGAGGGGACTTGACACTTCACTATAGGCAGAAGTCGACGTGA